The nucleotide window CGGGCTTTACTAGATTCTTGGACTCAGAACCTGAGGCCCAATCGGGACCAAAATTTGAATTGAGTAAGGAGTTGAGATCTTCAACCTTCGCACGTTGTTCACCTGTCGATGTAGGCATGGTCTTTATTTTTCCATGGGTGTCAGCTTTTTGCCAACATGGTTTATGTTCATTTTTATGATTAACAGCTAAGAATCTAGATAGCCTATGTAACCTCACTCGGCAATCATGAAATTACTCTTTTACTTTAATGTTACAACTGCGTATCAATCTAATAAAAATCAATTAAACCTGAACAATGCCTTAAAGACTTAAAGATTTGCGCAAGATTTTGGCCCATGAAGCTTAGGGTCTGCTAAAGGTATAAGCTTTGAGGCCCATGTCCCTAATCCATCCCAACTGGTGTTCCGCGCTTGATCGCTTCGTCTTCGCCTGCTGACAAGAGCTACGTTCAGACGATGTGATTGAATACATCTTTGTCGATTCTCTTTTCCTAGTTGCCTAAGTTTTTATGCATCTCGTTCCAATTCTATGACATCACCTGGGTTAAAATAACTCCTCGAGAGACTTCTCGGTGCAATAGGTATTTATTTTCAACATTTTTGATGACGGCTGGCAGAAAGTCCCATTTTTAATTATTTGCCATTTATACAGCGTAGAGAAGCATAAGTCGGGGTGACTGGCTCCGGGTTTACTTAAAAGTTCAGACCCTCTTCTTGTGTTGTCCATCATCCAAGCAGGAAGCGTAAGATGATACGGGTTTCTATTTACTTCGCCACGATGGCAACTGAGAGAATAGATGAGTTCAGCTAAATGTGCATTACTTGCTTCGATCATCAAATTGGGCTTTTCCATGGTAGACCAATACTCGGTATAAAAAAGATTCAGAGGATCGGTAAAAGAGGGGAACAATCTAATACTTTCTAGTATCAGTTGATAGACCGCTTGATGAGTAGGGTGAGCATCTTTAGGGTGAGGGCAGAAAATACCATCTGGTTTATAAATAGTGAATAGATTCTGAATGGATTGGATGGTGTCTTTCCAGGCGGAGTTGTTAGGTTGAGCAATTTTTACTATGTCCTTGAGATCTAATCGATGGCACTGGAAATTGAGATGTTGGCAAGCTATTTGAAGTTCATCCCAGCGCTCCTCACGTCGTTCTGCAAGACTTCCAAGAGTAACGGCCACATTTGTGATTCTAGCTCTTTTTTCTTGAGCTAAACGTAGAGGGAGTAAGCCTGTAATGCATTCATCATCTGGGTGTGGGGAAAAAAGCAGAATGCTAGGACCTTCATTTGCTTTGGTGACAGGATTTGGAGTGCCAGTGGCAGGTTGCTTTATTTGATGGTCTAACTGCTTGGCACGGTTGTATAGCTCTTTAATACTGTCGACATAGGAAAGGTAAGGGCTATTTGATGACTTCATGGCTCATCGTTTGTTGAATAGCTTGAATCTGGTAATGCTTTGCTAGCTTTAATTCCAAGCTGTTTAAGCTTCTCTACTTGAGTGGTTAGACTGCCGCGTCCGTCATGTAATTTTCTTGTCGCCTCAGAATAGGCTTGTTGGGTCCTGTTTATGTGTTTGCCGACATCCTGAATAGTCTCATAGAAATCAACAAATTTATCGTATAGGCGGCCTCCTCTATCAGCAATTTCTAGAGCATATCGATTTTGTCTATCTTGGTTCCATATGTTTTTGACCAGCCGCAAGGTTGCCAAAAGTGTGGATGGCGTGATCAAGATAATATTTTTATCAAAGGCAAATTCATAAAGCTTCGGGTCAGACTGAATGGCTAAAGTGAAAGCCGGTTCTATAGGGATAAACATGAGAACAAAGTCCGGGGTTTTGATATCAGCGATCTTTTGATAATTCTTATTACTAAGTTCCTTGATATGAAGCTTAATAGAATCAAGGTGCTGTTTAAGGGCTTGTTGGCGATTTTGCTCCTCTTGTTCAGAACAATAACGTTCATAGGCTGCTAAGGACATTTTGGAATCAATGATGAGGCAACCTTGATCTTCAGGGTAACGAATGACAACATCTGGCCGTAAGCGCCTTCCTGTTATGAGGTCGGTATACGAATCTTCAGTTTGGTACTCGATTCCTTTGGTGAGCCCAGATTTTGATAGGATTGAGTCTAGAATCATTTCTCCCCAAGCGCCTTGAGCTTTATTACCGCCTTTTAAAGCGGTAATGAGATTATTAGCGTCAGTGGATAATTGAGAATTAAGCTGGCGGAGGTTTTTGAGCTCATTTAGTAGTTCGCCTTTTGCTTGAGCTTGCTCGGTATGAGTGGTCTCTATACGTTTTTTAAATTCTTGTACACTTTCTTTGAGTGGACTTAGGACGGATTCGATCTGGACCTTGTTATGCTCTGTAAATTTTTTTGATGTGTGGTGAAGAATATCTCCGGCTAGGTTTTGAAATTGTTCTCGGAACTCTTTTTGGGAATGAGCTTGTGCTTCTTTGTTTGTGGCGAGTTGCTCCAGTAGGTGTTTGTTCTCTGTTTCTGTTGTGGCTAATTTTTCGGTTAAAGATAAGATCTCGTTTTGTTTTTGAGAGATTGACTCTTCTTTTTCTAAAACTTGACGGTTGAGCTCTCCCGACTTGCTTTTATAACTGTTAGAAATAGTGCGAACGATGATGAAAGCTGCCGTTCCTCCAAGCATTAAACCAATAGCCAGTGCTAGATAATCCATAAGCTATTCCGAACATAGCAAAGACGATTATGTTATTGCAACCAATGAAGTTGCTGACGACATAGGCGAGCGATTGATAAGAATGTGACCTATCGAGGATAGGAATAACTCATTCAGCATTTTTGTTTTTAGTATACGATGGTCGTTTTGATATTTTATTGCTGCAGCCTGTAATTCGCTTGTCGATTGCTTGACATGCATTTTACGATTGCTGTTTATAGAAAAGAGACCGATATCTATTTGCTTATTGGGTGCATTACGCTTTTTATCAAGCTGCGCATCTGTTTCTGTAGCGGAAGAATCTGCTAGTTCGCAAAAACAAGTTCAAGCAGACTTGGCTCAAGCTATAGAATCTAGATTAGATGACATAGTGCCGACTCAAATTGTGAATAGCAAACCTTCTTCTAGTAGTGGACTATGGATTACAGGAGAATTTATTCGCGTTAAGCCTGATGATGTTGCAGACCTGTTGATAATCGGCTTAGGAGCTGGTGGGACTAAAATAGAAACAAAAGTCCAAGTGTATGATTTAGGGTATTCAAAATCAAAGTCCCTCTATGTCTTTAAAACAACCGGGTGATCTAATCAAGCTGGCGGGATTATGGGCTCTATGCAAGATGCGGATCAAGACACAGACCGCACTGCGCGCGAAATTCGTGATTATTTGAACAAAAAAATTAGCAAATAGATAGACTCTCTAAGGTAATATTAGATTAGCTAGAAAATTTTGCCTTAGTCGAAGCAAACGCCTTGTCAGCTATTTCTATGGTTTGGTCGATATCTTTATCTGTGTGAGCAGAGCAGACAAACCAGTTGTGATGCGGATGCAAGAAAGCGCCTAGCTTCATGCATTCCGCAGAAAAGTGTTGTGATCGAAACAGATTTGTTTCATTCGTAAAAGTCATGAAAGGAATGGCGGGGGGGCCAGAGCAGTTAATTTGCAGAGCGTGTTTTTCTGCAGTTCTTTGAAGTCCATTGAAAAGGCGAACTCCCATGTCGTTCATATGGGCAATGGCATTATCACGCTCTAGTAGCTCGATGGTTTTTAAGGCTGCTGCCATGGATACAGCACCATTCCAGTAACTGCCTGTCAGGAAGACCTTAGTTGCTGAGAGTTTGATAAATTCTTTACCCACACAGGCGGAGAGTGGATAGCCATTGGCGATGGCTTTGCAGTAGCAGGATATGTCTGGAGTAAAGTCAAAGTAGCGATGGGAACCACCTAGGTGTAAACGGAAGCCTGCACGAACATCATCTAAAATCCAAAGGATGCCATGTTTATCACAGATTTGACGTATGGTATTAAGGAATTCTTGGGTAGGAAGAACTGAGTCACTGAATGTAGGATGATGGTAGGGGGTGGTGATAATACCCGCAATTTGATTGGGGTGCTTTTCAATGAGGTCTCGTACGGATTGTGGGTCATTCCATTTGAAAGTATGAATGTGAGCTCGATCTTCTTCTATGAGGCCACCATGTCCAGGAGTACACCATGGGTCTATACCGTGATAAGCGCTGGAAGCATGGAGAATTTTTTTACGGCCTGTATGTTGCCTAGCTACCTGGATGGACCAGGACGTCATATCAGAGCCATTTTTGCCAAAGACGCACCAGTCGGCAAAATCGACGATATCAACCATTTTCTCAGCGAGGTCGATCATGATTGTCGTGGGATGATTAAAGCAATCTCCTTCGGCGCGTTGCTTTTCCGCGGCTTCCTCAACTTCCGGGTTTTGATAACCTAGCAAGATGGGCCCATAGCCACACATGTAATCTATAAATTCGTTGCCATCAACATCCCAGTAACGACATCCTTTTCCCTTGGTTGCATAGTAGGGAGAACCTCCGGGAGTAACGAGAGCGGGAGTGGTATGGCCGTAGATACCACCAGGAATAACTTTTCTGGCACGGTTGAACAATTGCATGGATTGCTCAAACTGCGCGAGGGGGCGTATGGTTGTTGAAAACATATACTACTAAGGTGAGCTAATTTTAAAAAAATTCAAGCAGCCATAGCGGCCTAATAAGCATACATAGCTTAACACGGTGATTTATGGTAGTCTATTCCAATGGATATGCGCAAAGCGCAAAGGAAGGATCTCGAAGATGGCTTGGGTCAATTGAAAAGAATGGCTGAAGCCAAGAAAGCTAAATCAGACAATGAGCAGACAGAGAGTGCACAGGCTGAGAAAAAAATAAAGCAAGCTAAAGAAGCGAAAGTATCTCTTGCTGAAACTGGGACATTGCCTTTTAAAAAGCTTGGGGGACAGATTGCTAATGTGACCAAAGATACGGTGAAACTTTCGGTTGGAAAGTTTCGCCGCGGAGCCAAGGCGCTCAACAAGTGGGTCTCAATCAGTGGACCCACGCCAAATTCAATCATTCCAGACACGCTTGTCATTCTTGTGCAGGTAGTGGAGGAAGATCCACGTATGACTGCTTGGGTTCAGAGCTTGAGTCAATGCAATCTACCAACACGCATTGCTCAACTGAAGGGGCTTTCAGCTGGTATGCGAAGTGATCGATCAGGAGCGGAACTGGCAGATGCTTTTGACAAACTGCAAGATCCCAGGGTGTTTGAAGCTTTCTTAAAAATCTTGAAAGCTAATAGGTAATGTATGTTGTATGAACAGAAGCCAGTATTTCTTGTAATTTTTAAACTTAGCGGCACAGTCATCTTCCATGGTGCGAGTAGCCAGTGTTCTGTTATGCGGATATATAGGTCTAGCCTTGATCGGTTGTTCACCTCGGTTGGTGATACCTGAACCCAAGATACAACCTATCTCTGCTCCCGAATTTGAGCTAATGACTATCCGAGATTTACCTTTTTCCTCAAGGATGCTCAGAGGAAAGATGGTGGTAGTCAATTTTTGCACGACTTGGAGCCCTGCTTCTGCTAGGGAAGTTTTAGAGTTACATAAACTCCAGGCCAAATGGACAGAAAACGAAAAGCCTTTTCAAATTATTGGGATTTCTATTGATGAATTAGGCAAGAAAGATGCTTTGCCGGTTTTTGGTGATATGAATCTGAGATATCCCATCTTAGTTAGTGACTATGACTTTGCAGAGAAATTTGGAGGTATTGATGTCGTGCCCTCTACTTTTATCATTGAACCAGATTGGAAAGTTGTAAACCGTTATACAGGGCAAGTAGATATACTTGTATTAGAAGCAGAAATAGAGAAGAGATATAAGAAATTCAAGAAGCGTCAGGAAGAGATAGCCAAATTGCAGAAGAATTAGTTGAGTTTCTGAACAACGTGCCTAGGTTGAGGGTCTATGAAATCAATATTGGTTACAGGAGGTGCTGGTTTTATCGGCTCCAACCTCACTTTAGAGCTACAAAATCAATTTCCTGGAGCATGGATTACAGTCATTGACGATTTTCGAAGCGCCAGTTTCAAAAATTTAGAAGGTTTTAAGGGTGATGTTCTAGCTAAAGATATGGCAAGGCTAGATTGGGAGCAACAGTTTGATTCGACCATGTGGGATGCAGTTTTCCACTTAGCTTCCATTACAGATACCACAGAGCATGACCAACGCTTGCAAGTGGAAGATAACGTAGAAAGTTTTCGTAATCTTTTAGAGTTTGTTCGTCCGTATAAAACACCTGTTATCTATGCTAGCTCAGCCGCGACCTATGGAATCACCAGTGGCGTAAATCACGTGGATGATTCACAAAAGCCTGCTAATGTCTATGCCTTTACGAAAGTCGTTTTAGAAAATCTAGCTAGACATTACACATCTTTGGAGAGTGGTTGGAAAATTGTAGGGTTAAGATATTTCAATGTTTACGGGCCACGTGAAGAACATAAAGGAGTTCCTGCAAGTATGATTCTCCATCTAGCCAAGCAAATGATGGCTGGCAAGAGACCGCGCATTTTTGAATTTGGAGAACAGAAGAGAGATTTTGTTTACGTGAAAGATATTGTGTCCTACACCATTGGAGCTTTACAGGCTAAAGAAACAACTGTTTACAATGCTGGGAGTGGGCAACCACGCTCATTTAATGATTTAGTAGCCATTCTCAATGATGTGCTTTCAACAAATCTTGAGGCTGAATATATCAAAAACCCCTATGAACATTATCAACCTCATACGGAAGCAGATATGTCTAAAATAGAACTAGAGCTTGGATTAAAGCCCGCTTTTAGCTTAGAAGCGGGGGTTAAAGATTATTTCGAAAGTGGTTTGCTGGTATAGCCAGTGATCATAGTAAATTCATTTGATAGGAGGTAAACTAAAATGGACGCTAAGTCATTTTGGTGAAACTGTTTTTTCAATGAGCAGGTGGACCTGATTCGAGACCTCGGTAGAGATAAGGGTTACTGGGCCTCTGAATTTCTTTTAACTTATCTGCTAGAATACACACAACATCATAATCATTGTGTTTGATTATGGTTACTTTGCCCGTGGCAATCAGCCAGGTGTCATTGGTGTAACTTTGTGCCTCCGGACTTTCTACTAAAATGCCCATAGGGATAGCATCAGCGGCACAACAAGTAATGAGAAATTGGAATAGGAGGATACGATTTTCTCCTATGGCCTCTGGTTTGTTGTATACTTGCCCCCAAGTTGTGATAGCCTGCCCTATCCATTGTTTTGGATGGGTACATACCGCTCTGATATCAAGGCTTGGTCGATCACTGTTGCTAGTAATACCATGAGGTTTAGCGGGTGAAGGCGCTATGGTTACTCTCGCATTATCTAACTCGCTTATTTTAAACTGTGTCATGCGTTTTTCCAGAGCATGGCTGCCTAGCCCAAGATCGTGAGCTGAGGCAATAAAAAGCAAAGGAGAGACCAAAATAGCACATTGTAACCACGTCTCTCTGTGTTCATTGCAACAAGTATTAGATCTGGCATCAAGAGGCTTAATTGCTCGAAAGAGAGACACTACCAGGCAACCCATCAAAATAACCCATCCAGCAATAAGCAGGAAAAGTAGATCGTGGCGAAGAAAATTAATATAACTACCTGCTACTATGTGGTAACTTAATAGCCCTATCCATGCTAATAAGACAACTAATCTATATTTATACTTTTTCACTGTGGCAAATACTCAACGAGGTAAGAAAAGGTAAATACGAGTAAGCAAAGGATTAAAACAAGCCAGATGACTGCCTTCTTTCGAACAAAAGATAGATATAGGCCTATAAGTTTGATGTCTACTATGGGGCCTAAAAGCATAAATGACATTTGTGCAGAGAGAGGCAATGCGTAGCGGAAAGAGGCGGCAACAAAAGCATCTGCTTCTGAGCAAAGATTAAGTAAGACCGCCAAAAACATCATGACACCAATACCAGCTGTGGGTGTTTGACCCAGTTCTATAAAGACATACCTCGGGATAAGAGATTGAGCCATGCCGGCTAAGAATGCACCAAAGATGAGATATTGACCGATGACCATGAAGTCAGCAGTAGCATGTTCGATTGCATCAAAGAAGCGGTCTAGCCTTGAGGTGTAATGGGTATGTTTCTCATGGTGATGAACATCCTGACTATGATGAGAATTGTCAGCATGATGACAATCAGAGGCTTCGTTAACTTCTTTTGATTTTCCAGTATCTATTAAAGCTTCGTTACCCGGAAAAAGCCGGTAAATGATGAATGCACCTAGAACTGCTATGATATAGCCGAAACCTAAACGTATGAGAACAGTACTCCAAGAGTAGTTATAAGCTACAGCAGTTGAAGCTGCAACGATAGGGTTTACAATAGGTCCAGCGAGTAAATAGGCTAGGACTGTTGTAAATGGAATGCCCTTTTTCATTAAGCGGCGTGCAACTGGCACGATAGCGCATTCGCAGACGGGAAATATAATGCCACCGAAGCCGGCGGCAAAAGGTGCCCATTTTTTCTTGGGGAACAAGCCCTCTAACCATTCTGACTTAACATAAACTTCCATAAGACCTGAAATAATCGAACCCAGTGCCAGGAAGGGCAGTGTTTCCAGCAAAATGGATCCAAAGCTAATAGCAAAGCTATGCATGAGGGGGCCATCGCGGTATACCAACCAGAACAGAAGGGCACTGCTAAGAAATAGAATCTTAAACCAAGATTCAGAAAGAGTCGCCTTGAGTGTAGAAAGCCAGTTGCTCATAAGTGATTCGGAGAGATATGACCTAGAGTCTGATGCACAAGTTTGAAATTACCGCTATTTTCAATTGAATTGAAGATAGAGCTCCTAAGACCAATGGGAAGCCAATACTTTCAGTCACTCTAGCAAAGAGAAAAGCAAAAAGACTGCCGTACCTTAGGTCGAGGTGAGGCACATTTGTTTACTATGTGGTAAATGTTTCTGTAGTGCTTTTTCTCCCCATCAGCCTGTAATCAGGTGCGCAGCGCGGACTGCTTGGCCGTCTCACACTTTTTGAGAAAGCAGCAGGCACTGAAAGCTTCCATGAGAATCTTTCTTCTTCCAGAAATGGCTATATCGATTTAGGGTACTCCTGTGGAAACTTCTTTTATTTCTTTGAGCTGTATACCTTATTTGATGGCAAGTGCCTATACTTGTTATGGTTTGGGTGCTCAGAAATACCAGCCTCGAGCTTACAACATGCTTTTGATTCTTGTTGGCTTTATTTTTCAAACAGCTTTTCTTATCGTTCGAGGTAATAAAATTGGACATTGTCCATTGAGTAATTTGTTTGAGACCATGATTTTTTTGTCTTGGGCTATTGTTTTGAATTATTTGATCATTGGGCCAATATTCAGAGTATCCTTGTTGGGAACTTTTACTGCGCCGTGTGTATTGTTAATTAATCTTTCCGCCCTATTAATTCCTGGCATAGATTATCCTCGAGATATGTCACATATGAGTCCTATATTAGAATTACATGCGGGTGTGTCTTTATTGGCCTATGGCACTCTAGGTCTAGCCAGTATCGCAGCAGTGATGTTCTTAATTGAAAATAAATACTTGAAATCAAGAAGTTTTACGCGACTCGTTTTTTTAATGCCAGCTATTGGAAAACTAGACCGTGTTGCCTTTCGTGTGGGACTTCTGGGTTTGGTTTTGTTAACAGTTGGTTTAGGTGCTGGCTTTCTAGTGCCAGAAGTGCGCTTTGATACAGTCAAAGTTGGGTGGTCTATGGTGTTTTGGTTTGGGTATGTGCTAGCTATCTGCGGGCGTATGGTTTCTTATCTTAGCCCACTTAAATACGCATGGTTTGTGATCATTCTTTACGGAGCATTAATTGGAACTTTTGGATTGATCAATGAAGTTTCAAAAGAACATCAATTCGCTTTATGAAGTTGTTTTGTTACGGAACTGATCATCAGCTGGCTGCTGTTGAAAATCGTGAGTGTCTGGCGATGTCAAAAAGGCAATTGCCTGACTTTACGAATTTGTTTCGTGAACAATGCCCTAAAAGTGAGCTGGTAGTTCTTAGCACCTGCAATCGAGTGGAATTTTATGTAGCGACTCCAGATCATATGGAAAGTACCTTGAAAAGTGTTTCTTCAACTATAGAGACTATTCTTAGTCCTCCAGAGGGCTGGAAAAAGAATATGAAGTGCTTGGAAGGTATGACATCTGTAAGGCATCTTTTTGAAGTTGGTTCGGGTCTACAGTCCATGGTGATCGGTGAAACAGAAATTCTTGGTCAGACAAAGCAGGCTTATGAACAAGCCTGTCAAGTAAAGTCTACTGGCAAGTATATGAACAAGCTTTTCCAAATGGCCTTTTCTGCCTCCAAAGATGCTAGAAGTCAGTCTGATATTACGAGAGGAGCTGTTTCCGTTGGTTCAGTATCCGTAGAGCTTGCCGCAAGAATATTTGGAGATTTAAAGCAAACGCAAGTTTTAGTTCTAGGAGCGGGTGAGACAAGTGAATTGGTTTTAAGGACACTTTCTGGCAAAGGCATTCGTTCCATTGTTGTGGCAAACAGAACTTTCGAAAAAGCTTGCTTGCTAGCTGAAGAATTAGGAGGGGAAGCGGTACATTGGGATAAGTGGGAAAACTCCCTTAGGACCAGTGACATTGTCATTTCTTCAACGGCTGCTCCTCATTTCGTCATTGAAAAGGGTGATGTCAACCAGCTGATGAAAAAACGGGATTATCGGGCACTCTTTATGATCGACTTAGCAGTCCCAAGAGATATAGAGCCCTCGATTACGGATGTTGATTCAGTATATCTTTATGATATCGATGATTTGGAATCGATTTCTCGTATGCATATCAATGAA belongs to Verrucomicrobiota bacterium and includes:
- a CDS encoding PIG-L family deacetylase: MKSSNSPYLSYVDSIKELYNRAKQLDHQIKQPATGTPNPVTKANEGPSILLFSPHPDDECITGLLPLRLAQEKRARITNVAVTLGSLAERREERWDELQIACQHLNFQCHRLDLKDIVKIAQPNNSAWKDTIQSIQNLFTIYKPDGIFCPHPKDAHPTHQAVYQLILESIRLFPSFTDPLNLFYTEYWSTMEKPNLMIEASNAHLAELIYSLSCHRGEVNRNPYHLTLPAWMMDNTRRGSELLSKPGASHPDLCFSTLYKWQIIKNGTFCQPSSKMLKINTYCTEKSLEELF
- the rmuC gene encoding DNA recombination protein RmuC codes for the protein MDYLALAIGLMLGGTAAFIIVRTISNSYKSKSGELNRQVLEKEESISQKQNEILSLTEKLATTETENKHLLEQLATNKEAQAHSQKEFREQFQNLAGDILHHTSKKFTEHNKVQIESVLSPLKESVQEFKKRIETTHTEQAQAKGELLNELKNLRQLNSQLSTDANNLITALKGGNKAQGAWGEMILDSILSKSGLTKGIEYQTEDSYTDLITGRRLRPDVVIRYPEDQGCLIIDSKMSLAAYERYCSEQEEQNRQQALKQHLDSIKLHIKELSNKNYQKIADIKTPDFVLMFIPIEPAFTLAIQSDPKLYEFAFDKNIILITPSTLLATLRLVKNIWNQDRQNRYALEIADRGGRLYDKFVDFYETIQDVGKHINRTQQAYSEATRKLHDGRGSLTTQVEKLKQLGIKASKALPDSSYSTNDEP
- a CDS encoding DUF4410 domain-containing protein, which translates into the protein MGALRFLSSCASVSVAEESASSQKQVQADLAQAIESRLDDIVPTQIVNSKPSSSSGLWITGEFIRVKPDDVADLLIIGLGAGGTKIETKVQVYDLGYSKSKSLYVFKTTG
- a CDS encoding aminotransferase class III-fold pyridoxal phosphate-dependent enzyme, which codes for MFSTTIRPLAQFEQSMQLFNRARKVIPGGIYGHTTPALVTPGGSPYYATKGKGCRYWDVDGNEFIDYMCGYGPILLGYQNPEVEEAAEKQRAEGDCFNHPTTIMIDLAEKMVDIVDFADWCVFGKNGSDMTSWSIQVARQHTGRKKILHASSAYHGIDPWCTPGHGGLIEEDRAHIHTFKWNDPQSVRDLIEKHPNQIAGIITTPYHHPTFSDSVLPTQEFLNTIRQICDKHGILWILDDVRAGFRLHLGGSHRYFDFTPDISCYCKAIANGYPLSACVGKEFIKLSATKVFLTGSYWNGAVSMAAALKTIELLERDNAIAHMNDMGVRLFNGLQRTAEKHALQINCSGPPAIPFMTFTNETNLFRSQHFSAECMKLGAFLHPHHNWFVCSAHTDKDIDQTIEIADKAFASTKAKFSS
- a CDS encoding TlpA disulfide reductase family protein, producing the protein MVRVASVLLCGYIGLALIGCSPRLVIPEPKIQPISAPEFELMTIRDLPFSSRMLRGKMVVVNFCTTWSPASAREVLELHKLQAKWTENEKPFQIIGISIDELGKKDALPVFGDMNLRYPILVSDYDFAEKFGGIDVVPSTFIIEPDWKVVNRYTGQVDILVLEAEIEKRYKKFKKRQEEIAKLQKN
- the rfaD gene encoding ADP-glyceromanno-heptose 6-epimerase → MKSILVTGGAGFIGSNLTLELQNQFPGAWITVIDDFRSASFKNLEGFKGDVLAKDMARLDWEQQFDSTMWDAVFHLASITDTTEHDQRLQVEDNVESFRNLLEFVRPYKTPVIYASSAATYGITSGVNHVDDSQKPANVYAFTKVVLENLARHYTSLESGWKIVGLRYFNVYGPREEHKGVPASMILHLAKQMMAGKRPRIFEFGEQKRDFVYVKDIVSYTIGALQAKETTVYNAGSGQPRSFNDLVAILNDVLSTNLEAEYIKNPYEHYQPHTEADMSKIELELGLKPAFSLEAGVKDYFESGLLV
- a CDS encoding TIGR03943 family protein, with the protein product MKKYKYRLVVLLAWIGLLSYHIVAGSYINFLRHDLLFLLIAGWVILMGCLVVSLFRAIKPLDARSNTCCNEHRETWLQCAILVSPLLFIASAHDLGLGSHALEKRMTQFKISELDNARVTIAPSPAKPHGITSNSDRPSLDIRAVCTHPKQWIGQAITTWGQVYNKPEAIGENRILLFQFLITCCAADAIPMGILVESPEAQSYTNDTWLIATGKVTIIKHNDYDVVCILADKLKEIQRPSNPYLYRGLESGPPAH
- a CDS encoding permease: MSNWLSTLKATLSESWFKILFLSSALLFWLVYRDGPLMHSFAISFGSILLETLPFLALGSIISGLMEVYVKSEWLEGLFPKKKWAPFAAGFGGIIFPVCECAIVPVARRLMKKGIPFTTVLAYLLAGPIVNPIVAASTAVAYNYSWSTVLIRLGFGYIIAVLGAFIIYRLFPGNEALIDTGKSKEVNEASDCHHADNSHHSQDVHHHEKHTHYTSRLDRFFDAIEHATADFMVIGQYLIFGAFLAGMAQSLIPRYVFIELGQTPTAGIGVMMFLAVLLNLCSEADAFVAASFRYALPLSAQMSFMLLGPIVDIKLIGLYLSFVRKKAVIWLVLILCLLVFTFSYLVEYLPQ
- the ccsA gene encoding cytochrome c biogenesis protein CcsA, encoding METSFISLSCIPYLMASAYTCYGLGAQKYQPRAYNMLLILVGFIFQTAFLIVRGNKIGHCPLSNLFETMIFLSWAIVLNYLIIGPIFRVSLLGTFTAPCVLLINLSALLIPGIDYPRDMSHMSPILELHAGVSLLAYGTLGLASIAAVMFLIENKYLKSRSFTRLVFLMPAIGKLDRVAFRVGLLGLVLLTVGLGAGFLVPEVRFDTVKVGWSMVFWFGYVLAICGRMVSYLSPLKYAWFVIILYGALIGTFGLINEVSKEHQFAL
- the hemA gene encoding glutamyl-tRNA reductase; translated protein: MKLFCYGTDHQLAAVENRECLAMSKRQLPDFTNLFREQCPKSELVVLSTCNRVEFYVATPDHMESTLKSVSSTIETILSPPEGWKKNMKCLEGMTSVRHLFEVGSGLQSMVIGETEILGQTKQAYEQACQVKSTGKYMNKLFQMAFSASKDARSQSDITRGAVSVGSVSVELAARIFGDLKQTQVLVLGAGETSELVLRTLSGKGIRSIVVANRTFEKACLLAEELGGEAVHWDKWENSLRTSDIVISSTAAPHFVIEKGDVNQLMKKRDYRALFMIDLAVPRDIEPSITDVDSVYLYDIDDLESISRMHINERKLEVEKCLALLKKHEDRFAEWWMNDEERQRQIVASKKTRFTQEPLSTETSMIRAKSSGETS